TTGCCGTTGGTGCAGGTGGCCAAAGCGGGACAGGTGAACCTGCAGCGCACACTGTTGCTCACCGCCGACATCCTGCCCATCCAGCAGGCCGACCTGATGGCCAAGGTGGCGGGCTATCTCGACGCCATCTACGTGGATCGCGGTGACCGCGTGCGCGCCGGGCAGGTGCTGGCGATGATCAGTCAACCGGAGCTCGAGCATCAGCTGCAACAAGCCCAGGCAAACTACGATTTCGCCAAGGTCACCTTTGAGCGTACGCGGGAGCTGTTCGCCAAGGATCTGATCGCCAAGCAGAACCTGGACGATGCGGCCAACAAATACGAAGTGGCGAAACGGATGCTCGACGTGCAGCGCACCTACGTGCAGTACGCCAGGATCGTCGCCCCCTTCGACGGGTATGTCACCAAACGCTACGTCGACCCCGGCGCGCTCATTGCGCAGGGCAGCAGCTCGGCGTCGGGCGGCAACACGGTGGTGACGGTGATGGATCTGTCGCAGGTGAAGGTGTTGGTGAACGTGCCGGAACGCGATATCGGCAGCGTGCACCTGACGGATCC
The Candidatus Binatia bacterium DNA segment above includes these coding regions:
- a CDS encoding efflux RND transporter periplasmic adaptor subunit, whose product is MRARTQRTFYAIVVLAGLGFAALIWQRASAGRQTAGSARPLPLVQVAKAGQVNLQRTLLLTADILPIQQADLMAKVAGYLDAIYVDRGDRVRAGQVLAMISQPELEHQLQQAQANYDFAKVTFERTRELFAKDLIAKQNLDDAANKYEVAKRMLDVQRTYVQYARIVAPFDGYVTKRYVDPGALIAQGSSSASGGNTVVTVMDLSQVKVLVNVPERDIGSVHLTDPVSLTVDA